The following are from one region of the Sphingomonas sp. J315 genome:
- a CDS encoding uracil-DNA glycosylase codes for MEEFVEAVAMLRMDNCFNPYADRYDPFDVEDAPKIRRSNLRHVLKAAAETSVDDLWIGLELGHNGGRRTGLAMTDDTHLLAHGSRFGVAGLLRRATQAGPTKEVTAGTVWEALSRVERPVFLWNVVPVHPHRPEEPLSNRRHTATEREICVSHLHTLIELLRPKRIVTVGTDAAIALKRCGYPHVPVRHPAFGGRRQFLKQIAALDQ; via the coding sequence CTGACCGTTACGATCCTTTCGATGTGGAGGACGCGCCAAAAATCCGCAGATCTAATCTGCGGCACGTCCTGAAGGCTGCGGCGGAAACGAGTGTAGACGACCTTTGGATTGGGCTTGAACTTGGCCATAACGGAGGCCGCCGGACCGGTCTTGCTATGACAGATGATACTCACCTTCTGGCACATGGCAGCCGTTTCGGAGTAGCGGGCTTGTTGCGTCGTGCGACTCAAGCGGGTCCGACGAAGGAAGTGACCGCCGGTACCGTTTGGGAAGCGCTAAGCCGTGTGGAGCGACCTGTGTTTCTCTGGAATGTGGTTCCTGTTCATCCGCATCGCCCCGAAGAACCCCTTTCTAACCGGCGGCACACCGCAACTGAGCGCGAAATTTGTGTATCGCATCTCCATACCCTCATAGAATTGCTCCGGCCGAAGCGGATAGTCACAGTGGGCACTGATGCGGCAATTGCACTAAAGCGGTGCGGATATCCTCACGTGCCAGTGCGCCACCCTGCCTTCGGAGGAAGGCGCCAGTTCCTCAAGCAAATCGCCGCCCTCGACCAGTAG
- a CDS encoding ComEC/Rec2 family competence protein — protein MTFRLKMLPALDGDCLLLSWGDDGPLHHMVVDGGRKGAYAYLHDELAAIKKAGEKLDLYVLSHVDADHIEGSLAYFDDVNRPLLPEQVWYNGFEEMGRAGVRSMRQGDDWSKAIARLRLPLNTPFEDGVAAIEKAPGPIDVEGLKVTMLSPDAAHLAAMRVRWEAYRKTIATARSGVRGGARAARPPVKPPIVVDDYVADGEIDTEIPNGTSIAFVAEWRDRRVLLAGDAHPDLLTSWLKPLAREEGGRYRLDFLKASHHGSKKNTSRELIESIDCRQIAISTNGSLHQHPDPESIARFIHYGVPGVKDVWFNYGSDWTLPWGDDDTKAKYGYRAHFPPADGQGIMEIDLMVNSAP, from the coding sequence GTGACGTTCAGACTGAAGATGCTGCCCGCTCTCGACGGCGACTGCCTGCTTCTGTCCTGGGGCGACGACGGGCCGCTCCACCACATGGTGGTCGATGGCGGCAGGAAAGGCGCCTACGCCTATCTTCACGACGAGTTGGCCGCGATCAAGAAGGCCGGGGAGAAGCTGGACCTCTACGTGCTCTCGCACGTGGATGCGGACCATATCGAGGGCTCCCTCGCCTACTTCGACGACGTCAACCGCCCGCTGTTGCCGGAGCAGGTTTGGTATAACGGCTTCGAGGAGATGGGACGCGCGGGCGTTCGCAGCATGCGGCAGGGCGACGACTGGTCGAAGGCGATCGCGCGGCTGCGCCTGCCGCTCAACACGCCCTTCGAGGACGGCGTAGCGGCGATTGAGAAGGCGCCAGGTCCGATCGACGTCGAAGGTCTGAAGGTCACGATGTTGTCGCCGGACGCGGCGCATCTGGCTGCGATGCGTGTCAGGTGGGAGGCCTACCGCAAGACGATCGCAACCGCGCGGTCCGGCGTGCGCGGAGGGGCGAGGGCGGCCCGACCGCCGGTGAAGCCGCCGATCGTCGTCGACGACTATGTGGCCGACGGCGAGATCGACACCGAGATCCCGAACGGGACTAGCATCGCGTTCGTCGCCGAGTGGCGGGACCGGCGCGTCCTGCTCGCGGGTGACGCACATCCTGATCTGCTGACGTCGTGGCTGAAGCCTCTCGCGAGGGAGGAGGGCGGGCGCTACCGCCTCGATTTTCTCAAGGCGTCCCACCACGGCAGCAAGAAGAACACGTCGCGCGAGCTCATCGAGAGCATCGATTGCCGTCAGATCGCGATCTCCACCAACGGTTCGCTGCATCAGCATCCCGATCCGGAATCGATCGCACGGTTCATCCACTACGGCGTGCCTGGCGTCAAGGATGTGTGGTTCAACTACGGATCGGACTGGACGCTACCGTGGGGCGATGACGACACGAAGGCGAAGTACGGCTACAGGGCTCACTTTCCGCCTGCGGACGGCCAGGGAATCATGGAGATAGACCTGATGGTGAATTCGGCGCCCTGA